A window from Kribbella jejuensis encodes these proteins:
- a CDS encoding TetR/AcrR family transcriptional regulator, which produces MPTGVAMRDARELLFGAAERVLLRDGPEALTSRAVTTEAGCAKGLLHKHFTDFDGFLAELVVDRIARIRQRGEVLLGAVGQGSVVENLTGMLTELFGSVAVAIVSLTISRDGLRARLREAVPTGVPILSEAGQVIRDYLAAEQAGGRIPPTADTDVLGLTLIGSTHMMFADRTGARPAEADVRAFVASVVPA; this is translated from the coding sequence ATGCCTACTGGTGTGGCGATGCGGGACGCTCGGGAGTTGTTGTTCGGCGCGGCTGAGCGGGTGTTGTTGCGGGACGGGCCGGAGGCGCTCACCAGTCGGGCGGTGACTACCGAGGCAGGGTGTGCGAAGGGCCTGCTGCACAAGCACTTCACGGACTTCGACGGGTTTCTGGCCGAGCTCGTGGTGGATCGGATCGCGCGGATCCGTCAGCGGGGTGAGGTGCTGCTAGGAGCAGTCGGGCAGGGGAGTGTGGTCGAGAATCTGACCGGCATGCTGACCGAACTGTTCGGGTCGGTGGCGGTGGCGATCGTCAGTCTGACGATCTCGCGGGACGGCCTACGGGCCCGGCTGCGGGAGGCCGTTCCGACCGGCGTGCCGATCCTCAGTGAGGCCGGCCAGGTGATCCGCGACTACCTGGCCGCGGAGCAGGCCGGCGGGCGGATCCCGCCCACCGCCGACACCGACGTACTCGGCCTGACCCTGATCGGCAGCACCCACATGATGTTCGCCGACCGCACCGGCGCCCGCCCGGCCGAGGCCGACGTCCGCGCGTTCGTCGCCTCGGTCGTCCCCGCCTGA
- a CDS encoding carbohydrate ABC transporter permease: MAVIAEERTEAAVTANKTASKVYRPYSNWFYLPTAIIYGVLFLVPTFASLYFSLTRWSLFESKFIGLDNFKLFFQEPQLVKGFTNTLIYAVVTSGSKVVLGLLLAVLLTSQIVARGYLRSVVFFPVLVSTIGVGLTFTVLMNPDQGLINKSLAAIGIQGPGWLTDPKWALLSVAAVDVWKGVGLATLIYIAGIVSIPREYIEAARVDGAGSWQQFRRIVLPLSRPATVTVIILSLIGGLRSFDLIWAMTRGGPGFTSDVIASVIYKQYQAGFYGLSTAGNVVLFVVVTAIILPLSWALNRKEVDL; the protein is encoded by the coding sequence GTGGCAGTGATCGCAGAGGAACGAACCGAAGCGGCTGTCACCGCCAACAAGACGGCTAGTAAGGTCTATCGTCCGTACTCGAACTGGTTCTACCTGCCCACCGCGATCATCTACGGCGTGCTGTTCCTGGTCCCGACCTTCGCCTCGCTGTACTTCAGCCTCACCCGCTGGAGCCTGTTCGAGTCGAAGTTCATCGGCCTGGACAACTTCAAGCTGTTCTTCCAGGAGCCGCAGCTGGTCAAGGGCTTCACCAACACGCTGATCTACGCGGTCGTGACATCGGGGTCGAAGGTGGTCCTCGGGCTGCTGCTCGCGGTGCTGCTGACCTCGCAGATCGTTGCCCGCGGCTACCTCCGCTCGGTGGTGTTCTTCCCGGTGCTGGTCTCCACGATCGGCGTCGGGCTGACCTTCACCGTGCTGATGAACCCGGACCAGGGCCTGATCAACAAGTCGCTCGCGGCGATCGGGATCCAGGGTCCGGGGTGGCTGACGGATCCGAAGTGGGCGCTGCTGTCGGTGGCCGCGGTCGACGTCTGGAAGGGCGTCGGCCTGGCCACCCTGATCTACATCGCCGGCATCGTCTCGATCCCGCGCGAGTACATCGAGGCGGCCCGGGTGGACGGGGCCGGGTCGTGGCAGCAGTTCCGGCGGATCGTGCTGCCGCTGTCCCGGCCCGCCACCGTGACCGTCATCATCTTGTCGCTGATCGGCGGGCTGCGGTCCTTCGACCTGATCTGGGCGATGACCCGAGGCGGCCCCGGATTCACCTCGGATGTGATCGCGTCGGTGATCTACAAGCAGTACCAGGCCGGCTTCTACGGCCTGTCGACCGCCGGGAACGTCGTGCTGTTCGTCGTCGTCACGGCGATCATCCTCCCGCTGTCCTGGGCGCTGAACCGGAAGGAGGTGGACCTGTGA
- a CDS encoding ABC transporter permease, with translation MSPRDLMGAALRGLTANKLRSLLTVLGVSIGVGAVIVLVAVGNGSGKAVQQRLEAMGTNLLTVSTTGGGGGFVRGQAGPANQQYSLTLDDAAALADKTLAPDIASVAPVMTSSATATNGDTSYTVNQVIGTTPAYLPATNTPVQIGQAFTQADVDTSQRVILLGQTAATELFTRPASAVGQTIKLGAVDFTVLGVLASKDSTGFNDPNATAIVPINTLRATQAGYGALNQIVVQASDKDRVDMAQAEVTQLLTARHQVPATETTSPFRITNSAQILQTSQDTAATFTALLATVAAISLVVGGIGVTNIMLVTVTERTREIGIRKALGARRRTILGQFLIEATLLSLIGGAVGVGAALIVTRFQLAGVQPVLVPSSIGLALGVSAAVGLFFGSMPAHRAAGLRPIDALRHE, from the coding sequence ATGTCGCCCCGCGACCTGATGGGCGCCGCGCTCCGCGGGCTCACCGCGAACAAGCTCAGGTCCCTGCTGACCGTTCTCGGCGTGTCGATCGGCGTCGGCGCGGTCATCGTACTGGTTGCGGTCGGCAACGGTTCCGGCAAGGCGGTGCAGCAGCGGCTGGAGGCGATGGGTACCAATCTGCTGACGGTCTCCACGACCGGCGGTGGCGGCGGGTTCGTCCGCGGCCAGGCGGGTCCGGCGAACCAGCAGTACAGCCTCACGCTCGACGACGCGGCGGCGCTCGCGGACAAGACGCTCGCGCCCGACATCGCGTCGGTCGCCCCGGTGATGACGAGTTCCGCTACGGCGACCAACGGCGACACGAGCTACACGGTCAACCAGGTGATCGGTACGACACCGGCGTACCTGCCGGCGACCAACACGCCGGTGCAGATCGGGCAGGCGTTCACGCAGGCTGATGTGGACACGTCGCAGCGGGTGATCCTGCTCGGGCAGACCGCGGCGACCGAACTGTTCACCCGGCCGGCGAGTGCGGTCGGGCAGACGATCAAGCTGGGTGCCGTCGACTTCACCGTGCTCGGCGTACTGGCGAGCAAGGACAGCACCGGGTTCAACGACCCGAACGCGACCGCGATCGTCCCGATCAACACGCTGCGCGCGACCCAGGCCGGGTACGGCGCTCTGAACCAGATCGTGGTGCAGGCGTCGGACAAGGACCGCGTCGACATGGCGCAGGCCGAGGTCACGCAGCTGCTGACGGCACGCCACCAGGTACCGGCGACCGAGACGACGTCGCCGTTCCGGATCACGAACTCGGCGCAGATCCTGCAGACCAGTCAGGACACCGCAGCGACGTTCACCGCGCTGCTCGCGACGGTGGCGGCGATCAGTCTGGTCGTCGGTGGCATCGGCGTCACCAACATCATGCTGGTCACCGTCACCGAGCGGACCCGGGAGATCGGCATCCGCAAGGCACTGGGTGCCCGGCGGCGGACGATCCTCGGGCAGTTCCTGATCGAGGCGACGCTGCTCAGCCTGATCGGCGGCGCGGTCGGGGTCGGGGCCGCGCTGATCGTCACCCGCTTCCAGTTGGCCGGCGTCCAGCCGGTGCTGGTGCCGTCGTCGATCGGACTCGCGCTCGGCGTGTCCGCGGCGGTCGGCCTGTTCTTCGGCAGCATGCCGGCGCACCGAGCCGCCGGCCTCCGTCCCATCGATGCACTACGTCACGAGTGA
- a CDS encoding class I SAM-dependent methyltransferase has protein sequence MNDIQGSYNTAAADYHAVLRDYHQHDPFEQGALDYFRALIEDGPVGDLGCGTGRITSYLAGRGLDVFGVDLTPGMVEVARQEYPELRFEVGSLLDLDLKDGELAGALAWYSLVHTPREQLPTAFAELFRVLRPGGVLVHGFKVGVGSRPLTHAYGHDVDLQVYMYAADDVAGLLADAGFVEVASLTRAALPAEKDAGQAAHIVRKPAATP, from the coding sequence GTGAACGACATCCAGGGCTCTTACAACACCGCTGCCGCCGACTACCACGCGGTTCTCAGGGACTACCACCAGCACGATCCGTTCGAGCAGGGCGCGCTGGACTACTTCCGTGCGCTGATCGAGGACGGGCCGGTCGGGGATCTCGGCTGCGGGACGGGGCGGATCACCTCGTATCTGGCCGGCCGGGGGCTCGACGTGTTCGGGGTCGATCTGACGCCGGGGATGGTCGAGGTGGCGCGGCAGGAGTATCCGGAGCTGCGGTTCGAGGTCGGGTCGCTGCTCGACCTGGACCTGAAAGACGGCGAGCTGGCCGGAGCGCTCGCGTGGTACTCGCTCGTTCACACACCACGCGAGCAGTTGCCGACAGCGTTCGCCGAGCTGTTCCGGGTGCTGCGACCGGGGGGTGTGCTGGTGCACGGGTTCAAGGTCGGCGTGGGGAGCCGGCCGCTGACCCACGCGTACGGCCACGACGTCGACCTGCAGGTCTACATGTACGCCGCCGACGACGTCGCGGGCCTGCTCGCCGACGCCGGGTTCGTCGAGGTGGCGTCGCTGACGCGCGCGGCCCTGCCCGCCGAGAAGGACGCCGGGCAGGCCGCACACATCGTCCGGAAGCCTGCTGCTACCCCTTGA
- a CDS encoding efflux RND transporter periplasmic adaptor subunit encodes MVLPRHKLRGLSFVNVALVAIVLVIGVTAYFLFFKKDPPAASATRPTATVQRGEVTASVTSSGTLQSSQTASPQFETSGTVTQVLVKVGQVVAKGTAIAKIDPSAAERQLVIAQQNQIAAANSVTAAEGTLSDAQDALEAAEEASASPTPTPANGQQQQQQSQGQGQAQSPEVAVSNAEANLAKAKADKEQSDQDVEAAQAAVDATTLKAPIAGTITAINGAVGSVTGGSSSGSGSGGTGGQGSTSGQGSSSTAASTSSTSGTGFVDIADLKSLQVVAAFAEADAIKIKAGQSATVTLNAEPGTTLTASLATVSPVPTTTNGVVSYSATFSLTKLPANARIGQTANVTVQTAKAVNALYVPSTAIATSGTTYTVTMADGSGTREVQVGVRGDSYTQITSGLNEGDQIELLQGTIGSTGTQNRQGQFGGGQFPGAGTGGGFGGRGGAGGTGGAGGGGLRGR; translated from the coding sequence ATGGTGCTACCCCGCCACAAGCTCCGTGGCCTCAGTTTCGTGAACGTGGCCCTGGTGGCCATCGTGCTCGTCATCGGCGTCACCGCCTACTTCCTGTTCTTCAAGAAGGACCCGCCGGCCGCCAGCGCGACCCGTCCGACGGCCACCGTCCAGCGGGGGGAAGTCACCGCGAGCGTGACCTCGAGCGGCACGCTGCAGAGTTCGCAGACCGCGTCGCCGCAGTTCGAGACCTCCGGCACGGTCACCCAGGTGCTGGTGAAGGTCGGCCAGGTGGTGGCGAAGGGTACGGCGATCGCCAAGATCGACCCGTCCGCGGCCGAGCGGCAGCTGGTGATCGCCCAGCAGAACCAGATCGCCGCGGCGAACTCGGTGACTGCGGCGGAAGGCACCCTCAGCGACGCGCAGGACGCGCTCGAAGCAGCGGAAGAGGCCTCGGCATCGCCGACGCCCACTCCGGCCAACGGTCAACAGCAGCAACAGCAGTCTCAAGGTCAGGGTCAGGCTCAGAGTCCGGAAGTTGCCGTGAGCAACGCCGAGGCCAACCTGGCGAAGGCGAAGGCCGACAAGGAACAGTCCGACCAGGACGTCGAGGCCGCCCAGGCCGCGGTCGACGCGACCACGCTGAAGGCTCCGATCGCGGGCACCATCACCGCGATCAACGGCGCCGTCGGCTCGGTGACGGGCGGCTCCAGCTCAGGGTCAGGATCCGGCGGCACCGGGGGACAGGGCTCAACCTCAGGTCAAGGTTCATCCTCGACGGCGGCCAGTACGTCGTCCACGTCCGGGACCGGCTTCGTCGACATCGCCGACCTCAAGTCGCTGCAGGTGGTGGCCGCGTTCGCGGAGGCCGACGCGATCAAGATCAAGGCCGGACAGTCCGCGACCGTCACGCTGAATGCCGAGCCGGGTACGACGCTGACCGCCTCGCTGGCGACCGTTTCGCCGGTTCCGACCACCACGAACGGCGTCGTTTCGTACTCGGCCACCTTCAGCCTCACGAAGCTCCCGGCGAACGCGCGGATCGGCCAGACCGCGAACGTCACGGTCCAGACCGCGAAGGCCGTCAACGCGCTGTACGTCCCGAGTACCGCGATCGCGACGAGCGGTACGACGTACACGGTGACCATGGCCGACGGCAGCGGGACCCGAGAGGTGCAGGTCGGGGTCCGCGGTGACAGCTACACGCAGATCACGTCCGGTCTGAACGAGGGCGATCAGATCGAGCTGCTCCAAGGCACGATCGGGAGCACGGGCACCCAGAACCGGCAGGGGCAGTTCGGCGGCGGTCAGTTCCCTGGCGCGGGCACCGGCGGCGGCTTCGGTGGCAGGGGCGGCGCTGGCGGCACGGGTGGCGCGGGTGGCGGAGGTCTTCGTGGCCGCTGA
- a CDS encoding class I SAM-dependent methyltransferase, whose product MPTLPPPEPEPSTYPPPASGRPHPHPPTADQTNNEPTDQPQPDEQSGLTAGGAASRDAAGGPAGREADGGGGGGGLVGGGEPHRRRDMAESFGVDAGLYDRARPRYPDGLIEAVVAAMPGREVVDVGCGTGIVARQLQAAGCGVLGVEVDERMAAYARATGVQVEVSPFETWDPAGRTFDGVVAGMTWHWVDPVVGAAKAAEVLRPCGLFAVFWYVLQPPEDLGAAFADVLRDVLPENPAAGRAAASPLGAYEHFLDRTADNLGPAFTDIRRPTFPWSRTYTRDEWLDQMRTSGLAKPLAAAGKLESVLQATGAAIDAAGGSFTLDSTAVALFATRT is encoded by the coding sequence ATGCCCACTCTACCGCCACCCGAGCCCGAACCCTCCACCTACCCGCCCCCAGCCTCCGGCCGCCCCCACCCCCATCCCCCAACCGCCGACCAGACGAACAACGAGCCGACCGACCAGCCGCAACCCGACGAGCAGAGTGGGCTTACAGCCGGTGGGGCGGCGAGCCGGGACGCAGCCGGTGGGCCGGCGGGCCGGGAGGCGGACGGTGGTGGTGGGGGTGGTGGGTTGGTTGGGGGTGGGGAGCCGCATCGGCGGCGGGATATGGCTGAGTCGTTCGGGGTGGATGCGGGGTTGTACGACCGGGCTCGGCCTCGGTATCCGGACGGGTTGATCGAGGCGGTTGTTGCGGCGATGCCGGGGCGGGAGGTTGTCGACGTGGGGTGCGGGACCGGGATCGTCGCGCGGCAGCTGCAGGCGGCGGGGTGCGGCGTGCTCGGTGTGGAGGTCGACGAGCGGATGGCGGCGTACGCGCGGGCGACCGGGGTCCAGGTGGAGGTGTCGCCGTTCGAGACGTGGGACCCGGCGGGACGCACCTTCGACGGAGTGGTCGCGGGGATGACGTGGCACTGGGTCGATCCGGTGGTTGGTGCGGCAAAGGCTGCGGAGGTGCTGCGGCCTTGCGGGCTGTTCGCAGTGTTCTGGTACGTGCTGCAACCGCCAGAGGACCTCGGCGCCGCGTTCGCCGACGTGCTCCGCGACGTACTGCCCGAGAACCCAGCCGCAGGACGGGCCGCCGCCTCACCGCTCGGCGCATACGAACACTTCCTCGACCGCACCGCCGACAACCTCGGCCCCGCCTTCACCGACATCCGGCGCCCGACGTTCCCCTGGTCCCGCACCTACACCCGTGACGAGTGGCTCGACCAAATGCGCACCAGCGGCCTGGCCAAACCGCTCGCCGCCGCGGGCAAACTCGAATCAGTCCTCCAGGCCACGGGCGCCGCCATCGACGCAGCAGGCGGCTCCTTCACCCTCGACTCCACAGCCGTAGCCCTTTTCGCCACCCGCACCTGA
- a CDS encoding glycerophosphodiester phosphodiesterase yields the protein MYPYLDHDGPIAMAHRGGAKHPELLGYENSLRAFQHAVDLGYRYLETDLHATSDGVVVAFHDHRLDRVTDRTGAIADLPWSEVQKARINGHEPIPRLDELLEQFPDTRFNLDIKAEGGLEPSARVLRAANAIDRVCVSSFSQSRVRRIRKLLGPRLCTGYGEWETALIRFLPFALPSKGACLQIPDRYGALRVLTPGLLRRARSRGKQVHVWTIDDPGTMRRLLDAGVGGIITDRTDLLREVLIERGQWH from the coding sequence GTGTACCCGTACCTCGACCACGACGGTCCGATCGCCATGGCCCATCGCGGCGGCGCGAAGCATCCCGAGCTGCTCGGGTACGAGAACTCGCTGCGCGCCTTCCAGCACGCCGTCGACCTCGGCTACCGGTACCTGGAGACCGACCTGCACGCCACCAGCGACGGGGTCGTCGTCGCGTTCCACGACCACCGGCTCGACCGGGTGACCGACCGGACCGGCGCGATCGCCGACCTGCCGTGGTCGGAGGTGCAGAAGGCGCGGATCAACGGTCACGAGCCGATCCCCCGGCTGGACGAGCTGCTCGAACAGTTCCCGGACACCCGGTTCAACCTGGACATCAAGGCCGAGGGCGGCCTCGAACCGTCCGCTCGGGTGCTGCGCGCCGCGAACGCGATCGACCGGGTCTGTGTGTCGTCGTTCTCCCAGTCGCGGGTACGGCGGATCCGCAAGCTGCTCGGCCCGCGGCTGTGCACCGGGTACGGCGAGTGGGAGACCGCGCTGATCCGGTTCCTGCCGTTCGCACTGCCCTCGAAGGGCGCTTGTCTGCAGATCCCGGACCGGTACGGCGCGCTGCGCGTGCTGACGCCGGGGCTGCTCCGGCGGGCCCGCTCGCGGGGCAAGCAGGTCCACGTGTGGACCATCGACGATCCGGGCACGATGCGCCGGCTGCTCGACGCGGGCGTCGGCGGGATCATCACGGACCGCACCGACCTGCTGCGCGAGGTCTTGATCGAGCGGGGTCAGTGGCACTAA
- a CDS encoding carbohydrate ABC transporter permease: MSTAELVNHRPARKWALSAVAILVSIVVFIIPFAFIVLTAVKDRTQSADLSFSWPHQFRIVQNFVEVVKARDYMLVIAFINSTILTVASVTGMVVLAAMAGFVLQRRKSRWNGYINFLVLAGLIIPPAVVPTIWVLQKLGLFKTMPGLILIEIAFGLSFCILLFRAFVATIPRELDEAAVIDGAGPLGLFFRVIFPLLRSVIVTVVVVQSVAVFNDFTNPLYFLPGDQNATVQLTLYNFNSQFSTQYNLLFMNILLITIPPLIMFLFFNRQIVAGMTSGAIKG, from the coding sequence GTGAGTACGGCGGAACTCGTCAACCACCGGCCCGCGCGGAAGTGGGCGTTGAGCGCGGTCGCGATCCTGGTGTCGATCGTGGTGTTCATCATCCCGTTCGCATTCATCGTGCTGACCGCGGTCAAGGACCGGACGCAGTCGGCGGACCTGAGCTTCTCGTGGCCGCACCAGTTCCGGATCGTGCAGAACTTCGTCGAGGTCGTCAAGGCGCGCGACTACATGCTGGTGATCGCGTTCATCAACAGCACGATCCTGACCGTCGCCAGCGTCACCGGGATGGTGGTGCTCGCGGCGATGGCCGGGTTCGTACTGCAGCGCCGGAAGAGCCGGTGGAACGGTTACATCAACTTCCTGGTGCTGGCCGGGCTGATCATCCCGCCGGCGGTCGTGCCGACGATCTGGGTTCTGCAGAAGCTCGGCCTGTTCAAGACGATGCCGGGCCTGATCCTGATCGAGATCGCCTTCGGTCTGTCGTTCTGCATCCTGCTGTTCCGGGCCTTCGTGGCGACCATCCCCCGCGAGCTGGACGAAGCCGCGGTCATCGACGGCGCCGGGCCGCTCGGGCTGTTCTTCCGGGTGATCTTCCCGCTGCTCAGATCCGTGATCGTCACGGTCGTCGTGGTCCAGTCGGTTGCCGTCTTCAACGACTTCACCAACCCCCTGTACTTCCTGCCCGGCGACCAGAACGCGACCGTCCAGCTGACGCTCTACAACTTCAACAGTCAGTTCTCCACGCAGTACAACCTGCTGTTCATGAACATCCTGCTGATCACGATCCCGCCGTTGATCATGTTCCTGTTCTTCAACCGGCAGATCGTCGCCGGTATGACGTCCGGAGCGATCAAGGGGTAG
- a CDS encoding MFS transporter, with translation MGFLSPPATVDKREYWGFSFYDWANSGYVTTTGTVLFAPYLTSVAEKAACGFVGTTDNPCNTNLSILGLGVSPGSLAFYVVTVATLVSALFLPVVGAIADRLANKKLLMCGFAWAGAVAASCMVFVGGGRWVLGAVPLFIGNLCLGSSLVVYDSILIDIAPPDDRDTVSSRAWALGYAGGFLLLLVNLAVVTFHDALGMSQGTAVRLSLLSAGLWWGLFTFFPYLRLRNRPPRNVEVVRSGSLIRQSFGQLAGTLRHMRAYRMTMLFLIAYLFFNDGIQTVVSVSSTYGEKQLGFETQVLIATILLVQLIAFFGALVFGRVAARYGAHKTIAGGLVVWVLIVVAGLLLPPHQIVPFLTMGVAIGIVLGGTQALSRSAFSQLIPKGREAEYFSLYQAGERGTSWLGTLLFGLVHQLTGSYRPAIVALGIFFVIGLALLAKVDMRRGIDEAGNTQPAVV, from the coding sequence ATGGGATTCCTCTCGCCCCCGGCGACGGTCGACAAGCGTGAGTACTGGGGGTTCAGCTTCTACGACTGGGCGAACTCCGGCTACGTCACCACCACGGGCACCGTCCTGTTCGCGCCGTACCTGACGTCGGTCGCGGAGAAGGCCGCCTGCGGATTCGTCGGGACCACCGACAACCCGTGCAACACCAACCTGAGCATCCTCGGGCTCGGCGTCTCCCCCGGCTCGCTGGCCTTCTACGTGGTGACGGTCGCGACCCTGGTGTCGGCGCTGTTCCTGCCGGTGGTCGGCGCGATCGCGGACCGGCTGGCGAACAAGAAGCTGCTGATGTGCGGCTTCGCCTGGGCCGGGGCGGTCGCGGCGAGCTGCATGGTGTTCGTCGGCGGCGGCCGGTGGGTGCTCGGCGCGGTGCCGCTGTTCATCGGGAACCTGTGCCTCGGGTCGTCCCTGGTCGTGTACGACTCGATCCTGATCGACATCGCTCCGCCGGACGACCGCGACACGGTGTCGTCCCGCGCATGGGCCCTTGGGTACGCCGGTGGTTTCCTGCTGCTCCTGGTGAACCTGGCCGTGGTCACCTTCCACGACGCGCTCGGCATGAGTCAGGGTACCGCCGTCCGCCTCAGCCTGCTCAGTGCGGGGCTGTGGTGGGGTTTGTTCACGTTCTTCCCGTACCTGCGGCTCCGGAACCGGCCACCGCGGAACGTCGAGGTCGTGCGGAGTGGGAGCCTGATCCGGCAGAGCTTCGGGCAACTCGCGGGGACGCTCCGGCACATGCGCGCGTACCGGATGACGATGCTGTTCCTGATCGCGTACCTCTTCTTCAACGACGGTATCCAGACCGTGGTCTCGGTGTCGTCGACGTACGGCGAGAAACAGCTCGGCTTCGAGACCCAGGTGCTGATCGCGACGATCCTGCTGGTGCAGCTGATCGCGTTCTTCGGGGCGCTGGTATTCGGGCGGGTCGCGGCGCGGTACGGCGCGCACAAGACGATCGCCGGCGGTCTGGTGGTGTGGGTGCTGATCGTGGTGGCCGGGTTGCTGCTGCCTCCGCACCAGATCGTGCCGTTCCTGACCATGGGCGTCGCGATCGGGATCGTGCTCGGCGGCACCCAGGCGCTGTCGCGGTCGGCGTTCAGCCAGTTGATCCCGAAGGGCCGCGAGGCGGAGTACTTCTCGCTCTACCAGGCGGGCGAACGCGGTACGTCGTGGCTCGGCACGCTGCTGTTCGGGCTCGTGCACCAGCTCACCGGCTCGTACCGTCCCGCGATCGTCGCACTCGGCATCTTCTTCGTCATCGGCCTCGCGCTGCTCGCCAAGGTCGACATGCGCCGCGGCATCGACGAGGCCGGCAACACCCAGCCGGCGGTTGTCTGA
- a CDS encoding ABC transporter ATP-binding protein translates to MAAESLIEIRDVTKTYGHGETAVHALQGVSLRVEAGEYVAVMGSSGSGKSTLMNILGCLDVPSRGEYWLDGSNVARLTEDQQALVRGRKIGFIFQSFNLIPRTTALANVELPLTYAHLRRAERRRRAYRALELVGLADRTGHRPNQLSGGQQQRVAIARALATGPRILLADEPTGNLDAQSTDEVLGMFDDLHADGRTIIVITHEHEVAARARRLVQVSDGRIVRDEVTR, encoded by the coding sequence GTGGCCGCTGAGTCCCTGATCGAGATCCGGGACGTCACCAAGACGTACGGCCACGGCGAGACCGCGGTGCACGCGCTCCAGGGCGTGTCGCTGCGGGTCGAGGCGGGGGAGTACGTCGCGGTGATGGGCTCGTCCGGATCGGGCAAGTCGACGTTGATGAACATCCTCGGTTGCCTCGACGTACCGTCGCGCGGGGAGTACTGGCTGGACGGCAGCAACGTGGCCCGGTTGACCGAGGACCAGCAGGCGCTCGTCCGCGGCCGGAAGATCGGGTTCATCTTCCAGTCGTTCAACCTGATCCCGCGGACCACCGCGCTGGCGAACGTCGAGCTGCCGCTCACGTACGCGCACCTGCGCCGGGCCGAGCGCCGGCGGCGGGCCTACCGCGCGCTCGAGCTGGTCGGCCTCGCGGACCGTACCGGGCACCGCCCGAACCAGCTGTCCGGCGGCCAGCAGCAACGCGTCGCGATCGCCCGCGCGCTCGCCACCGGCCCGCGGATCCTGCTCGCCGACGAGCCGACCGGCAACCTGGACGCGCAGTCGACCGACGAGGTGCTGGGCATGTTCGACGACCTGCACGCCGACGGGCGGACGATCATCGTGATCACGCACGAGCACGAGGTCGCGGCCCGCGCGCGGCGGCTGGTGCAGGTGTCCGACGGCCGGATCGTCCGCGACGAGGTGACCCGCTGA
- a CDS encoding aminotransferase class V-fold PLP-dependent enzyme, with the protein MTLSPRPDLWTLDPGVLHLNHGSYGAVPRRTQELMASLRTEMDANPMVWFRTVADRLTTSRLALASFLRTDPAGFALVPNASAGVTVALHTLPIPAGSRIVLTDHAYGAVRYAAERFARDRGAEVVTVAIPLEADDDTVVALIAEHLDNASVLIVDQITSGTAKVFPIDALVAAAHDHEVPIVVDGAHAPALIDAPAAAGADFWTGNFHKWPAAPRATAGLVVAERWRSASMPLIVSWSEYDERMPERFDMQGTYDYVPWIAAPESLEVLADLDWPTRRPQLTALVEEGAKVLAKALGTGVAEVGHAPATMRLVELPSGVDLSGGDMLKMRISGELKAEITFTGFEDRQFIRLSAHAYNSLADYEKLSEGLPRLLG; encoded by the coding sequence GTGACCTTGAGCCCGCGCCCCGACCTGTGGACCCTCGATCCCGGCGTCCTGCACCTCAATCACGGTTCGTACGGGGCGGTGCCACGCCGCACCCAGGAGCTGATGGCGAGCCTGCGGACCGAGATGGACGCCAACCCGATGGTCTGGTTCCGTACCGTCGCCGACCGGCTGACCACGAGCCGCCTGGCGCTGGCGTCGTTCCTGCGGACCGACCCGGCCGGCTTCGCCCTGGTGCCGAACGCGAGCGCCGGCGTCACTGTCGCGCTGCACACGCTGCCGATCCCGGCGGGCAGCCGGATCGTGCTGACCGACCATGCCTACGGCGCCGTCAGGTACGCCGCCGAGCGCTTCGCGCGGGACCGCGGCGCGGAGGTGGTGACGGTCGCGATCCCGCTCGAGGCCGACGACGACACCGTGGTCGCGCTGATCGCGGAGCACCTCGACAACGCCTCCGTCCTGATCGTCGACCAGATCACCTCGGGCACGGCGAAGGTGTTCCCGATCGACGCGCTGGTCGCCGCAGCCCACGACCACGAGGTACCGATCGTGGTGGACGGCGCGCACGCCCCCGCGTTGATCGACGCCCCGGCCGCGGCCGGCGCCGACTTCTGGACCGGGAACTTCCACAAGTGGCCGGCCGCACCGCGTGCGACCGCCGGACTCGTGGTCGCCGAGCGGTGGCGGTCCGCGTCGATGCCGCTGATCGTGTCCTGGTCGGAGTACGACGAGCGGATGCCGGAACGTTTCGACATGCAGGGCACGTACGACTACGTCCCGTGGATCGCCGCGCCCGAGTCGCTCGAGGTCCTCGCCGACCTCGACTGGCCGACGCGCCGCCCGCAGCTGACCGCCCTGGTCGAGGAGGGTGCGAAGGTCCTCGCGAAGGCGCTCGGGACCGGCGTCGCCGAGGTCGGGCACGCGCCGGCCACGATGCGGCTGGTCGAGCTTCCGTCCGGGGTCGACCTGTCCGGCGGCGACATGCTGAAGATGCGGATCTCCGGCGAGTTGAAGGCGGAGATCACGTTCACCGGGTTCGAGGACCGGCAGTTCATCCGGCTGTCGGCGCACGCGTACAACTCACTCGCGGACTACGAGAAACTGTCGGAGGGCCTGCCTAGGCTCCTCGGGTGA